The following coding sequences are from one Leptospira ellinghausenii window:
- a CDS encoding response regulator produces MEGKRILVAEDDAVLGYYLKQQLTALGYQVVHAKDGKIALQYFQDNPFPVVITDHEMPGLNGEELITALNANDVEPVIIMITGNTDPKFIVKMMKLGIFDYIIKPIQEYEISIKVKRAFEFYGMKRVETISRKEQQLRLEGQLEWIQWKEKMSSVGKFKRQNQNLFESLKHSFCQGAGFGALVSILKMIRDSCEFDGKFYKIESELMELIQTNADMAEKSLNQFAEIDSLINSDVSLEKYTIQEFYLELKTWLDEISYILNVQNHKAVISDINQNHSVKFLLVNGICFKKSFIEIMTNACKFSVPNSTITVIIKVEQDWFKCAVYNEPIPNFDGTIGIPIQYEHLIFEPFYRLSKNVFEQYRTLDYGLGLSYVDTCSKKHNGKISIFNVKDHLDWNGNPKTKVAFQIALPIQHVN; encoded by the coding sequence TTGGAAGGGAAACGTATATTAGTTGCAGAAGATGATGCAGTTTTAGGTTATTATTTAAAACAACAACTAACAGCACTTGGTTACCAAGTAGTTCATGCAAAAGATGGTAAAATAGCTTTGCAGTATTTTCAGGACAATCCATTTCCTGTTGTCATTACAGATCATGAAATGCCAGGTTTGAATGGCGAAGAATTGATTACAGCTTTAAATGCAAATGATGTTGAACCTGTTATCATCATGATCACAGGCAATACGGATCCTAAATTTATCGTAAAAATGATGAAGTTAGGGATTTTTGATTATATCATAAAACCAATTCAAGAATATGAAATCTCTATCAAAGTAAAACGTGCATTTGAATTTTATGGAATGAAACGTGTTGAGACAATCTCACGTAAAGAACAACAATTGAGATTAGAAGGCCAGCTTGAATGGATCCAATGGAAAGAAAAGATGAGTTCTGTTGGAAAATTCAAGAGACAGAACCAAAATCTTTTTGAAAGTTTAAAACATAGTTTTTGCCAAGGTGCTGGTTTTGGTGCTTTAGTTTCCATTTTAAAAATGATTCGAGATAGTTGTGAGTTTGATGGAAAGTTTTATAAAATTGAATCAGAGTTAATGGAGTTAATCCAAACAAACGCAGATATGGCAGAGAAATCATTAAATCAATTTGCGGAAATTGATTCATTGATAAACTCAGATGTATCCCTAGAAAAATATACAATCCAAGAGTTTTATCTGGAATTAAAAACTTGGCTCGATGAAATTTCATATATTCTTAATGTTCAGAATCACAAAGCTGTTATCAGTGACATCAATCAAAACCATTCAGTGAAATTTTTATTAGTGAATGGAATCTGTTTTAAAAAATCATTTATAGAGATTATGACAAATGCTTGTAAGTTCTCTGTTCCAAATTCCACGATCACAGTCATTATTAAAGTGGAACAGGATTGGTTTAAATGTGCTGTATACAACGAACCAATCCCGAATTTTGACGGTACAATTGGTATTCCAATTCAATATGAGCATTTGATTTTTGAGCCATTTTATCGTTTGTCAAAAAATGTTTTTGAACAGTATCGAACTTTAGACTATGGATTAGGATTGAGTTATGTCGATACCTGTAGCAAAAAACATAATGGCAAAATTTCTATTTTTAATGTGAAAGACCACTTGGATTGGAATGGAAATCCGAAAACCAAAGTAGCCTTTCAAATTGCTTTACCAATCCAACATGTAAACTAA